The Erythrobacter sp. genome segment GACGAAAAGGGCGGGATTTCGGAGGACGATGCCTTCATCGTCTTCAACACCCGCCCGGCCGCCGAACGGCCCGATCCGCGCAACGACGCCTTCGACCTGTTCGAAGAGGGCACGATCACTTTCGACGTGGTGGAACTGCTCGCCAACGACCGCGACGACGACGGTGACGCGATGCGGGTGATCGCGATTGCCGATGCCGCCAACGGCGCATTGGTCATCAACGAAGCGGTGGTAACGCTGGACGGCGCTGCTCTGGTGACAGAAGTTGCTGGTGGCAGCTATTCGGCGCGGCTGGTCGGCGGCGCAGCGCTGCCGGACTGGATGGCGATCGATCCCGCCACCGGCCTGATTACCGCCACGGTCCCGCTGGCTACGCTGGCGAGCTTCGCCATCGAGATCACCCATTCGGACGGCACGCTGAGCAATACGGCCACCACGAACTGGGCACTCGACGGCAACGACGGGGCAACCGTCACCTACACGCCCGACAGCGCCTATTCGGGCGTCGACAGCGTCACCTACACCGTCACCGATGACCGCCAGGGCAGTTCGACCGGGCAGATCGCCTTCAACGTCCAGCCGCTGTTCGATCCGCCGGTCGCCAATCTCGACCGGGTCAACGGGCTGGAAGACACGGCTCTGGTGATCGATCCCGCCACGCTGCTGGCGAACGATATCGATTACGATGGCGATACCATCACCTTCATCGACGTGCGCAATCCCGTGGGCGGGACGGTGTTCTTCGATGGCACGAACATCTTGTTCAACCCGACGCCGAACACGCAAGGGACAGCGACTTTCGAGTATCTGGTTACGGACAGTGTCCACGGCACCAGCGTCGGGCTGGTGGAAGTCAACGTGGTCAGCACCAGCCGCGCGCCGGTGGCGGTGCTCGATCACTTCGACACGGTGGAGGACACGCCGTTCGAATTCACCATTGCCGACCTGCTCGGCAACGATTTCGATCCCGATGGCGACACCTTCAGCTTCGTATCGCTGAACAAGGTTGGCGCGGAAAGCCGATTGCAGGAACTGCCCGACGGGCGCTGGCAATTCGTGCCGGAGGAAAACGTCACCGGCTTGCAGACCTTCCGCTACACGATCAGCGACGGTCGGCGGACGGTCAACGGCTTGATCGAATTCGATATTGCCGCCGTCAACGACGCGCCGATCGCCAATCAGGACGGCATCTATTTCGCCGATCAGGACACGCCGCTGGTGATCGATCTGGCCGAACTGATCGCCAATGATCGCGATGTGGAAGGCGATGCCTTCACCCTCGTCGAAGTGTTCGACGGTGACAACGGCACGGTCCAGCAGGTCGGCGATACCGCCGTGTTCCTCGGCCGCGAGGGCTATTTCGGCGATGGCGGCTTCCATTACCGTGTCACCGACGAATTCGGCGCGACCTCCATCGGCTTTGTCGAGATCATCGTTCTGCCCGAATTCGAGCTGCCAATTGCGGTCTCCGATGCCGGGTTCGAAGTGCTGGAAGATACCTTCATCGATATCGATCCCGCCTTCCTGATGGCCAACGATTACGTTCCCGAAGACACGATCCCGACTTTCCTCGGCCTCGCCGGACCGGGGGTCACGCTGCTCGACAACGGGCTCTATCGCGTCACCCCGCTGGCGGATTTCTTCGGCACGCTGACGCTGACCTATGCGATTACCAACGAGAGCGGCTTCGCCATCCCGACCACGGTGACCATCGAAGTGCTGGGCGCGCCGGACAATCCGGTGGCGACCGACGATACCTTCAGCCTGGTTGAAGACACCCCGTTGACGATTTTTACCACGGCGCTGCTCGAAAACGATTTCGATGTCGACCGGCAGGCCTTCACCATCAGCCGCCTGCTCGGCAGCAGCGGCGTGAGCGTAGTGGACAACGGCATTGGCCAGTTGGTCATCACGCCGGGAGCCAACGCGATCGGCCCGGCCTGGTTCGAATACGAGATCCGCGACAGCAGCGGCGCGACCGACGTGGCGCGGGTGAACCTCACCATCGCCGCGCGCAACGATGCGCCGCAAATCGGGGCGATCCCGGCGTTCGAGGGGACCGAGGACACTCCGTTCGCCTTCACCTTGCCGCGCTCGCTTGTCACCGATGCCGATGGCGATGCGCTGGTGCTCGAACTGCGCAGCCCCGGCGGCGGCGCGCTGCCTGCGTGGATCGCCTACAATTCGCTGACCGGAGCGATCACCGGCACGCCGCCGCTGAACTTCAACGGTGATGTGACGCTCGAATTCGCGGCTTTCGACGGCGAAGTCGAAACTTTGAAGCAGGTGGTTCTGAGTTTTGCTCCGGTGAACGATGCACCGAGCGTAACTGCTCCGATCGCTGATTTCGAGGTAGCCACGGGTGAAAGCGTAAGCCTGGTCGTGCAGCCGCTCACATTTACCGATGCCGAAGGCGATCTGCTTACCATTACGGCAAGGCTCGTGGGTGGGGATCCGCTACCCGGCTGGTTAAGCTTTGACGGCAATGCGTTTACAGGCACGCTGCCAAACAATCTTTCCGCTACTTACGAAATCGAGCTGACCGCCGACGATGGGGTGCTGACGCAAACCGAGGTTTTCGTAATCACAGCCATCGATCTCAACTTGAATCCGGTAGCCATTGATGATGGCCCGCTGACCGGCACGGGTGACCGGCTGCGAATTGATCCCGTATGGCTGTTGGCCAATGACAGCGATCCGGACAACGACAACTTTGCGATCATCTCGGTGCAGGGGAGCAACGCGGGAACGGTATTCATCGATACCGATGGCTTCGTCGTGCTGGATCGGATCATTACATTCGCTGGGAACGCGACATTCACTTACACCATAAGCGATGGCTTCCTGACCGATACCGCAACGGTCAGTGCAAACATCACCAACCGTTTCGGCGGGTTTGCCGAGGGCACCGACGGCAGTGACGCGGTAAGCGGAAACGATACGCAGAGCTTCAGCTATTACGGCCGTGGTGGCGACGATGGAGTGCGCGGTGGAGCGCTTGATGATCGGTTGGCCGGGGCCGAAGGCAATGATGTCCTGCGAGGGCGCGGCGGCAATGATTCGTTCTGGGGCCTCCAGGGCGATGATCGCATTTTCGGCGATGACGGCACCGATACCGCCTATTTCGATGGCAATTTCGCCGATTTTGACATCACAATAACACAGCCCGGTTTTGTGGTGGTGACTGATCTCGACGCTACCGACGCGGGAGATGAAGGAACGGACACGCTGCTGGGCGTCGAATTCCTTGTCTTCGGTGATGGCACGGTGATCGAAGCTCTTTCGCTGTTCCCGGCAAGACCTGTGCTGGCTGTGCCTATGGCGGACATCCAGGTACCAGAGAACCAGCCGGTTTCCTTCACCATCCCGACCGGAATGTTCACCGATCTGAACGGCGACACCCTCACATTGACAGCGATCGCCGTGGGCCAACGCTGGCCGAGTTGGCTGACGTTTGACGGAACCACCTTCAGCGGCATGCCCCCCACCGGCCTTGATGGATTTTACGATATCCGCATTTATGCCAGTGACGGCACCAGTGCCTATCGGGCCCAGGATCTGTTCCGGCTGACTATCTATCCAGTCCCGGTGGCCCCAGTCGCAACCGATGACGGGCCGTTCATCGGATATGACGGACGATTGCTGATCCCGATTGCCGATGTGCTTGCCAACGACATTGATGAAAACCGCGATGTGCTGTTCGTATCGGCCGTCTCGGGCGGTGCGAACGTAACTGCAGTGATCAATGGCGATCTCATCGAGGTCACGTCGGCTCCAGGTTTCCTTGGCAGCGACACCATCACCTATACGCTATCCGACGGCACCTTCACCGATACCGCCACTATCTCCCTCGCCTTCATAGATTCACCCTATTCGGGGTTCGTGGAAGGCACCGAGTCCGACGACGAGCTGAGGGGCGACCTGTACTCTGCCAACCTGATAAACGCATTGGGCGGGGACGACCTGGTCGTTGGCGGTGGTGAGGTCGACAGGCTTGTCGGGGGGCGTGGCGACGACGCGCTTCAAGGCCGCGGGGGCGACGATGAACTCTGGGGCAACGAAGGAAATGACTTCCTCTACGGCGGGCTCGGTATCGATACCGCGCACTATTCCGGGTTCTCGACGGATTACGTACTTGATCTGACCCGCAATCAGCCGATCATCAGGGACAATCGGCCGGATAGTTATGGCAACGACGGTCAGGATTGGCTGATCGGCATTGAGCGTCTTTATTTCGCAGCGGATAACGTGACCATTTCCCTCGCTGCACCGATAGTGCTCGATCTTGATCGCAACGGCATCGTGACCTCGACAACCTCGACGACCACGGCTGCGTTCGATTTCGACGGCGATGGAAGAGCCGATCGGACTGCCTGGATTGGCGCTGGCGATGCCTTCCTGTTCATCGATCGCGACGGGGACGGGACCGTGAGCGACGCGGGCGAGCTGAGCTTCCTCGCCGATAGTCCGGGCGCGCTGACCGATCTTGCCGGTTTGCGGAGTTTTGACAGCAGCGGTGATGGCGTGCTCGACACTGCAGACCATGGATTCGGTGCATTCGGTGTCTGGCAGGATGCCGATAGCGATGGGGTCGTGGACGAAGACGAAGTCTCGTCACTGGTCGCTGCCGGAATTGCTGCGATCGGACTTTCCGCCACTTTACCGGATGCCAACAATGGTATCGATGGAGTGACCATAGTTCAGCAGGGCAGTTTCACCTTTACCGATGGCACCAGCGCCACCTTCTATGACGCTGCTCTGGCGTATGTGCCAACCTTCGCCTCCAGCCAGCGCGTGGGTGGAGGTAACGCGGTTGCACTGGGCGCTGGTCAGACATCGGAATGGCTCGGCATTCAGGGCAATCAGGAGCAACAGTTAGGCCGGAGTGTTCTCGAAGGAGATTCGCGCGGGGAATGGCTCGACTATGGTATTAGCGTGGGGGGACGCGACTGGCTCGATGCACTCGGGCGACACAACCCGCTCTCCGATCCGTTCGCACACGAAGTGTTGCAACTGTGGCGGGACGATAGCTTCGGCTGATCGACTGATCGTGCTGCGGCTGGACCGGATGCCCGGCACTTTGCGCGCGGTCGCCGTGAGCCGTCTTGGAGGCAATTTCGCCCCGCACATTTTGGCGAAATCCGGGCTTTCCTCCACCAAACCAAAGTGGGCCGACCCGCGCTCCGATCCAGCTTCGGGATAGGTGCTTTCGTCAAATGCGAGCCTCCCTTTGCTTCGTCTCACGCTAGCCTCCGTTCAGCGCGTCGGTCTCCTTATTCTGGGCGCTGAGTTGCACTTCAGCTTTCGCATTCAACTCTCTGGAAAAGAAGGACAAACAGGTAAGACAGTTGGTCAGGTTGGATTGCCGACTAACCAAGGTTAACGGAACGAACTCCTTAATGGGACATTACAGAAGGGTATCCCCGCAGGAGAGTAAAATGAGCTTCAACCCCTTGAAAGAGAGTGGAATTCCGATCGACCGGCAGCTACGAAACTGGTCTGAGCTGAACACTGCTCCTTACGATACCAGGGCGGTAGATCCCTACACCCGCTGCCGCGTAATTGCGATGAACGGCATCGAGGTTGAAGCCATCATCAACTCGCATCAGTTCGCCCGGCACACTGCGGACACCGGCATCAAGCAGAACCTTGCCATGGTCCGCCGGATCGAACAGCAGCAGCAGAAGGCAATCAACTGGCTGTTACCGAGCGACGAAACCACGCTTGAACGTACGATCGGCTATGAGCAGGTGGCCGTCGATCTGACTTCGTGGCTCGCCCGGCACGAACCCGATCCGTATCTGAAGAAGGTCTATGACTTCGCCCTGCTCGAGGATTTCGACCACCTCTATCGCTACGCCAACCTGATGGATCTGCTGGGCGAGCGACGGAAAGCCGAGGATATCACCGGTGAATTGACCGAGATCCTTCCGGGCCGACCGACCATTTTCCAGCACCGCCACCCGCATGACGAATTGCGCCGGCCGATGACCCTGAAGGCGGCCGATACCCAGTCGGTGATGAATGCGATCACCATCGTTTCTGCCGAACAGCAGACCATGAATTTCTACATGAATTCGGGCAACATTCCCGAAAATCCGCTGGCCCGCGCGCTCTATCTCGAGATCGCGCAGATCGAGGAGGAGCACGTAACGCATTACGAATCCATCCTCGATCCCACGCTTGGCTGGCTCACCAATCTGGTGCTCCACGAATACAACGAATGCTGGCTCTACTGGTCCTGCATGGTGACCGAGGATGACAACCGTATCCGGGCACTGTGGGAACTGCATCTCAACATGGAGATCGAACACCTGCGCCTGGCCTGCGAAATGCTGAAGGAAATCGACGGGATCGATCCCGAAAGCTTCCTGCCGGAAAGCGGAATGCCCGATCCGCTGAAGTTCGAACCGAACAAGGAGTATGTCCGGAAGGTTCTCGAAGATACGATCGCCTGGACATCCTACGATGCGCAGTTCGTCCCCGTGGGCGAGCTGCCTCCCGGTCACCGCTATTTCGATTACCAGCAAAAGGTGAATGCGGGCGGCGTTCCCACCGAGCAGGTCATCGAGCGGATGCGTGCGGAAAACGGGCATGAATACCGTTCCGCCAGCGAAGGCCCGCACCCGGTTGCTTCGCTGCGCGAGGACGGTCAGCACGACGAACTCGACTATCACCGTGCGGACGCGCGCGCCGCCGAACTCCAGGAGGCATGAACAATGGCCGGAGAAATCAGGAACACCGTGAACAAGCTGACGGATAGTCTTGGCGGCACTGCGGGCAAGTTGAGCGCCGCAAGCACCACCGGAGCCGATAGCTTCGTCGAGAACGCGGCCATCGGTGACCGGTACGAGATCGAGGCCGCCCGGATCGCACTTGCGCGCTCGGGCAACGAGACGGTCCGGAGTGTCGCCCGAAAGATGATTGCCGATCACACCACCAGCACCCACCACCTGCAAGCCGCGCTGGAGATGAACGAAGCCGAAGGCGTGGCCTCTCCACCGCACAGTCTGGATTCTCGTCGCCAGACGATGCTCGATCACTTGGCGGAGGCGCCGGATGACGCCTTCGACAAGACCTACATAGACCAGCAGCTCCTCGCTCACGAGGAAACAGTCTCGCTGTTCCGCAGCTACGCCGAGGGCGGGGACAATGCGCAATTGCGCTCGGTTGCGCTTGGGGCGCTCCCGGTTGTCGAACGCCATCTCAACCATGTGCAGATCGTTCGAAAGCAGTTCTGAATCACCCGTCCAACCGGCGGAGGCTTTTGCAGCACCGCCATTTCGAGGAGAATGTGAATGTCATTTCTGGATAGAGTCGCCGCCGCCGTCACCCCTGCGGCGTCCGATGAACAGCGCGCCGAGGCCCGGCGCCGGGTCGACGAACTTGCCGTGGGTGAACCCTGGCTGGGCATGATCGTGGAGCAGCACCGCAAGATCGAGTCGCTGTTCGAACAGGCGAGATCGGCCACCGACGTCGCCAGCCGCGAACGCACCGTCAAGCAACTGGCTACCGAACTGACCGGCCACGCAACGGCTGAAGAGGCAGTGGTCTATCCGATTGTTTCCGAAGACAGCGGCAAGACCCATGCGGGTATGGCCTACGAAGAGCACGCGATGACGAAAATCCAGCTCGCCAAGCTGGAGCAGATCGATCCCATGAGCGCCGAATGGGAAGAGAAGCTGGAGCACATCCGCGGTGCCGTTCAGCAGCACATCTACCAGGAGGAGGATAGCTGGCTGCCGGATGTGGTGCAGAATTCGTCACCCGAAAAACGGGCGCTGCTCAACCGCCGCTATGCAGAAGAATATGAACGCTACTGCGGGACCGGATCGGTTCCCACGGTCGCATGATGGGTCGTTCACGCCGGATTGCTGCCTCCTCGCAGTGACCCGGCGAACGCCGCCTCAAAACTCATGCAGCCTTGGTGGCACAGCGCGTGACCACAACCGCGTCCTCGAAGTCGAGGCGATGGACGAGTTGGCCGCCAGTATCCTGCACGTCGAGATGATAATCCAGCTTGATCCGCCCTTCGCGCGCGTCGTGGCTGATGATCTCCCGCGCTTCCCGCAAGGTGGCTGCGGCGACTGCCTCCATGTCCGGAAGCTCCCGGCCATCCGGATCGAGGAGCAGATCCTGCCCGTCACGTAAGTGGAAAAAATATCTGGCCATTGCGGATTTCCAAGCTTTGGAGGGCGGGAGCGCGATCATCTCCCAGCCGCCAGAGCCCTTGCCAATCCGACGATTTGCCCATCTTGCACGATCTCAGGCAAATAGCTATCATTGCATCGAATAACATAACAAATGTTAGTCCGTTTCGTGATTTCCTATGTTATAGAAGCTCTATCGCCAGAACGTCTATCAGGGTCTCCGGCGACTGAGAGTTGATTTGTGCTCCCGCCCACGCGTCGGGAGAAAACTATGGCTACGCGCCACCCACTCGAATTGCTCGTTCGCAGCCTTGAGCTGAGATCACCTTTCTCGGAGGATGACCGCCAGGCGTTGCTGGCTCTTCCCCATAATCTGCGCACGCTGGAATCTTCAAGCTACCTCGTCCGTGAAGGCGAGCCGCCCACCCATTGCGGGGTCCTCGTTTCCGGCTACGCCTATCGCCAGAAGATCACCCGCGCCGGAACCCGGCAGATCATCGCCATCCATATCCCCGGCGACGCGGTCGATTTCCAGAACCTCCTGCTCGATACCGCCGATCACAGCGTACAGATGCTCACCCGTGGCGAAGTCGCGCTCGTCCCGCGCGACGCGCTGCGGGACCTGACGCGCTCCAGCCCGCAGATCGGCGAAGCCATTTTCGTGAAGACGCTGGTGGAAGCCGCGATTTTTCGCGAATGGGTGGTCAATGTCGGGCGGCGGCAAGCGCCCGAACGGATCGCCCATATCCTGTGCGAACTCGGCTGCCGCCTCGATGCGATGGGGCTGGCCGAGGGATACGGGTATACCCTGCCGATGACGCAGGAGGAACTGGGCGATGCGGCAGGGCTTACCCCGGTGCACGTCAACCGCACGCTCAAGATCCTTGCCGCTGCCGGGCTGATCGTACGCGACCGGCGCAGCATCAGCTTCCCCGACTGGCGAAAAGTGCGTGACGCCGCCGATTTCAATGAACGCTATCTCCATCTGGGAGTTCAGCAATACAAGCAAGCAGCGGGCTGAGGCAGCGCGCAGCTCGCGACAGCCAATCGGGCTAACCGGCTTGCCAGTAGATCCGCTATTCGTTTTCCCGCTGAGCGGAGTCTCCCTGCTCCAGCCGATCGTAGGATATTAGTCTCGCCCCGTTTTGATATGTGATCCACCGCCAGAACCATTGCACGCTTACCAGCAGGCGTTGCTCGAAAGCGACCAGCAGGTACACGTGGATCACCGCCCACATCACCCACGCGAACCAACCCTTCAGTTGCCGCTTGCCAAAATCGAAAATTGCCGCGCTTCGACCGACCACGGCGGTGTTCCCGCGATTGCGGAAGCGGAATGGAGCGAGCGGGGTGCCCCTTTCGAGATGAGCGGCAAGCGAGTTGCCAAGATGTTGACCTTGCTGCTTCGCGACTTGGGCAAGTCCGGGAAGCGGCCTGTCCTCCAGGTCGAGCATTAGTGCTGTGTCGCCGATAGCGAAGACATCATCCACGCCTTTCACAGACAGATCGTCCCGAACCGGAATGCGGCCGCTGCGGTCGGTCTCGATGCGCAGCCATCGTGCCGCGGGTGAAGCCGCGATTCCGGCGCCCCAGACGACCGTGCTTGCCTTTATGAACTCTTCGCCGATCAGCACGCCATCGGCTCGAACGTCGCCAACAGCCTGACCGATGCGTATCTCCACCCCCATGCGCTCGAGCGCCCTATGAGCGTAGCCGGCGAGCTTTTCAGGAAACGGGGCGAGTATCCTTGAACCCGCTTCTACGAGGATTACCCGCGCCGATCCTGGATCGATATTGCGAAAGTCGCGCCGCAGACTCCAACGCGCGAGCTCCGCGATCGCGCCAGCCATTTCCACACCGGTCGGTCCGCCACCCACAATAACCGACGTCATCAACGCCGC includes the following:
- a CDS encoding Crp/Fnr family transcriptional regulator, translated to MATRHPLELLVRSLELRSPFSEDDRQALLALPHNLRTLESSSYLVREGEPPTHCGVLVSGYAYRQKITRAGTRQIIAIHIPGDAVDFQNLLLDTADHSVQMLTRGEVALVPRDALRDLTRSSPQIGEAIFVKTLVEAAIFREWVVNVGRRQAPERIAHILCELGCRLDAMGLAEGYGYTLPMTQEELGDAAGLTPVHVNRTLKILAAAGLIVRDRRSISFPDWRKVRDAADFNERYLHLGVQQYKQAAG
- a CDS encoding DUF4142 domain-containing protein — its product is MAGEIRNTVNKLTDSLGGTAGKLSAASTTGADSFVENAAIGDRYEIEAARIALARSGNETVRSVARKMIADHTTSTHHLQAALEMNEAEGVASPPHSLDSRRQTMLDHLAEAPDDAFDKTYIDQQLLAHEETVSLFRSYAEGGDNAQLRSVALGALPVVERHLNHVQIVRKQF
- a CDS encoding hemerythrin domain-containing protein — translated: MSFLDRVAAAVTPAASDEQRAEARRRVDELAVGEPWLGMIVEQHRKIESLFEQARSATDVASRERTVKQLATELTGHATAEEAVVYPIVSEDSGKTHAGMAYEEHAMTKIQLAKLEQIDPMSAEWEEKLEHIRGAVQQHIYQEEDSWLPDVVQNSSPEKRALLNRRYAEEYERYCGTGSVPTVA
- a CDS encoding NAD(P)/FAD-dependent oxidoreductase, with product MGSTNQKDHDLGPAAADTRPHVVIVGAGFGGLACAKAMGGRNVRVTIIDRHNYHLFVPLLYQVATAALSPADIAEPIRRILRKHTNIDVIMAEVIGVDLANRRVQLEQGRLVPYDRLVLATGSSYNYFGNDHWAAYAPGLKTVSDARQIRAKVLLGFERAETSRDPAEQAALMTSVIVGGGPTGVEMAGAIAELARWSLRRDFRNIDPGSARVILVEAGSRILAPFPEKLAGYAHRALERMGVEIRIGQAVGDVRADGVLIGEEFIKASTVVWGAGIAASPAARWLRIETDRSGRIPVRDDLSVKGVDDVFAIGDTALMLDLEDRPLPGLAQVAKQQGQHLGNSLAAHLERGTPLAPFRFRNRGNTAVVGRSAAIFDFGKRQLKGWFAWVMWAVIHVYLLVAFEQRLLVSVQWFWRWITYQNGARLISYDRLEQGDSAQRENE